In Drosophila pseudoobscura strain MV-25-SWS-2005 chromosome 4, UCI_Dpse_MV25, whole genome shotgun sequence, the following proteins share a genomic window:
- the mus201 gene encoding DNA repair protein complementing XP-G cells homolog isoform X2: MGVTGLWKLIEPCGKPVPVETLEGKILAVDISIWLHQVVKGFQDNKGSALNNAHLLGLFHRLCKLLYYRVRPVFIFDGCTPQLKRDTIARRQQQRNKLSNEADRIQALLLQSLAREKVVQQALGKNAELLLKSPVKRPPPSKSKNDDDDLFKLPELPALAAGQDNPDESDQDLDYTSATATSDSSFDESTARHAYNSSLQAIDVKSQNFKNLPADVRHEILTDIKETRKQSSWGRLHELPARSDDFCSFQMKRLLKRRAVQESLEQAEQEMGGHTLTYSELCDFFSEEGIVTPTAIEQSTRQISSDEHTRFLLVRDLKKKALESTKTEMKMETIEELPETKPPVDEEKPSTSGKAETVEMGTEYDADLAQALALSLEESTTKVYDEKDYDYDSDQELRLNRAQSKQLRHAAKGPARAYMIEYGGMNDEEVGNIMESTQLNDTQSLEHLLGTTVVPVDIANDSVEEAKQLSKAIEESKKSLLEDKVQIIDTDTDSDLEEVVETKASAGLEIRLDITNNLKPTNDLFADIFEEDSGKEKAADESEDDEDFIEVPESEELNIIEDSQEKPITDETSPGTEIIEVKESQEEIPTEQEENKETADTSQEKTKPDLDSILNDLKKETEAVKEIKLAVDEPETKPKPVLSSILDDLQKEIAAVKNIKLEQVKLNNSTIIEVSSDDEAVSKVKGNANTEEVIELCDSDDNQKQRISPNKTPSKNKSIKDFFDTSYVVKRTPDKSPVADNGTPPGTPKVPQPFYRKRTPKSDRKRAAGGSDDSDEGVSPTKRSSKASKSLFEGNDPETEPPKTVDPEELIRDAAETLKSQKTSEELQSMADNLAQERKDLEIERNRQDRMGMSISQRMSTDCQELLRLFGIPYIVAPMEAEAQCAFLNATELTHGTITDDSDIWLFGGRTVYKNFFAQNKHVLEFRAEQIEQTFNCNRGKLIQLACLVGSDYTTGIHGIGAVTAMEILASFSTTLDASSPASSGNQSVLATLVRFRDWWQAHKSTSLPPGSSARLALRKKLKNIELHEGFPNMAVVEAYLDPKVDDNRDAFSWGSPDVESIREFTRKSFGWTTSKTDDILQPVIKKINEKKIQGSIRNYFTAKSALRVQQPQVSKRVQSAIDKMSGKIDAETPEKPKKVVRTRRAKKAATEAESADVESEAKPVRPKRGKRKASTTETPDEQPSTSQPTPKPGKCPRIPDPTEIIPQRERDLEQMRLNKARAAEVMKKAAKSTKK; encoded by the exons ATGGGAGTCACGGGCTTGTGGAAGCTAATCGAGCCCTGCGGCAAGCCCGTGCCGGTTGAGACTTTAGAAGGGAAAATACTGGCCGTGG ACATATCCATATGGCTCCATCAGGTTGTGAAGGGTTTCCAGGATAACAAGGGCTCCGCTCTGAACAATGCCCATCTTTTGGGTTTGTTTCATCGCCTGTGCAAGCTGCTCTACTACCGGGTGAGGCCAGTCTTCATATTCGATGGATGTACGCCTCAACTGAAAAGGGATACGATT GCGCGtcgtcagcagcagcgcaaTAAACTTAGCAACGAAGCAGACCGCATACAGGCTCTTCTCTTGCAGTCCCTGGCCAGGGAGAAGGTTGTGCAACAGGCGCTGGgcaagaatgctgagcttttGTTGAAATCACCGGTGAAACGACCGCCGCCCAGCAAGTCCAaaaacgatgatgatgatctaTTTAAGCTGCCAGAATTGCCGGCTTTGGCCGCTGGGCAGGATAACCCAGATGAAAGCGACCAGGATTTGGACTAcaccagtgccactgccacttcggATAGCTCATTTGATGAGTCCACCGCTCGACATGCGTACAATTCGAGTCTGCAGGCCATCGATGTCAAGAGTCAGAACTTTAAGAACCTTCCCGCCGACGTTCGTCACGAGATACTCACCGACATCAAGGAGACGCGCAAACAGTCTTCGTGGGGGCGCCTGCATGAGTTACCCGCCCGCAGCGATGACTTCTGCTCCTTCCAGATGAAGCGTCTGCTGAAGCGACGCGCCGTCCAGGAGAGCCTGGAGCAGGCGGAACAGGAAATGGGCGGACACACGCTTACCTATTCCGAGCTGTGTGACTTTTTCAGCGAGGAGGGTATTGTAACGCCCACGGCCATAGAGCAGAGCACGCGGCAAATCAGCTCGGATGAGCATACGCGATTCCTGCTGGTCAGGGATCTCAAGAAGAAGGCATTGGAGAGCACCAAAACCGAGATGAAAATGGAGACAATTGAGGAGCTGCCAGAGACAAAGCCGCCAGTTGATGAGGAGAAGCCATCTACATCCGGCAAGGCGGAGACTGTTGAAATGGGCACTGAATACGATGCGGACTTGGCGCAGGCCTTGGCCCTCTCACTGGAAGAGAGCACCACAAAAGTGTATGACGAGAAGGACTACGACTATGACTCGGATCAGGAGTTGCGGCTCAATCGCGCTCAAAGCAAACAGTTGCGACACGCAGCCAAGGGTCCGGCCAGGGCATACATGATTGAATATGGCGGCATGAACGATGAGGAGGTGGGCAACATAATGGAGTCCACTCAATTGAATGATACGCAAAGCCTCGAACACTTACTAGGCACAACTGTAGTCCCCGTCGATATAGCAAACGATTCAGTGGAGGAGGCCAAGCAACTCTCAAAGGCCATTGAAGAGAGCAAGAAGAGTCTCCTAGAGGATAAGGTACAGATAATAGACACGGATACGGACTCTGATTTGGAGGAAGTTGTGGAAACCAAGGCATCGGCTGGTCTAGAAATTCGTTTGGACATCACTAATAATCTAAAACCCACCAACGATCTATTTGCGGATATATTCGAAGAGGACTCTGGCAAGGAAAAAGCGGCAGATGAAAGCGAAGATGATGAAGATTTCATAGAAGTACCAGAGAGTGAGGAATTGAATATCATTGAAGATTCACAGGAGAAACCAATCACAGATGAAACTAGTCCAGGAACTGAAATAATCGAAGTAAAAGAAAGCCAAGAAGAAATACCTACTGAACAGGAGGAGAACAAAGAAACAGCAGACACAAGCCAGGAGAAAACAAAACCTGACTTGGACTCTATATTGAACGACTTGAAAAAGGAAACCGAGGCAGTTAAAGAAATCAAACTAGCAGTGGACGAACCCGAAACCAAACCCAAGCCTGTTCTTAGCTCCATTCTCGATGACCTGCAGAAAGAAATCGCTGCCGTGAAGAACATCAAGCTGGAGCAGGTAAAGCTGAACAATAGCACTATCATTGAGGTATCCTCCGACGACGAAGCAGTCTCCAAAGTCAAAGGCAATGCCAACACCGAAGAAGTGATTGAGTTATGCGACAGCGATGACAATCAGAAGCAACGAATTTCCCCCAATAAAACGCCGAGCAAAAACAAATCCATAAAGGATTTCTTTGACACCAGTTATGTGGTGAAAAGGACACCGGACAAGTCACCAGTGGCCGATAACGGTACACCGCCGGGTACACCAAAGGTACCGCAACCATTCTACAGGAAGCGAACACCCAAATCTGATCGAAAACGAGCTGCTGGTGGGTCGGACGACAGTGATGAGGGAGTTTCGCCCACGAAAAGGTCCAGCAAGGCTTCAAAGTCTCTTTTTGAGGGAAACGATCCAGAGACGGAGCCACCTAAGACTGTGGATCCTGAG GAACTCATCAGAGATGCAGCAGAGACCCTTAAGTCCCAGAAGACCTCCGAGGAGCTGCAGTCGATGGCTGATAATTTGGCCCAGGAACGCAAGGACTTGGAAATCGAACGCAATCGACAGGACCGCATGGGCATGTCCATAAGCCAGCGCATGAGCACAGATTGCCAGGAGCTACTACGCCTCTTTGGGATACCATACATTGTAGCCCCCATGGAGGCCGAGGCGCAGTGTGCCTTCCTGAATGCCACCGAACTAACGCACGGCACCATCACGGATGACAGCGATATCTGGCTCTTTGGAGGCCGCACTGTCTACAAGAACTTCTTCGCCCAGAACAAGCATGTTCTCGAGTTCCGGGCCGAGCAGATCGAGCAGACATTCAACTGCAATCGGGGCAAGCTGATACAGTTGGCGTGCCTGGTGGGCAGTGACTACACCACGGGCATTCATGGAATTGGTGCAGTGACGGCCATGGAAATTCTCGCCTCCTTCTCGACCACACTGGATGCCTCCAGCCCTGCCTCTAGCGGAAACCAATCAGTTTTAGCCACTTTGGTTAGATTCCGGGACTGGTGGCAGGCACACAAGAGCACCAGCCTTCCTCCAGGCAGTTCCGCCCGCCTGGCGCTTCGAAAGAAGCTGAAGAATATTGAACTGCACGAAGGCTTTCCGAACATGGCCGTGGTGGAGGCGTATCTGGATCCCAAGGTGGACGACAATCGCGATGCCTTCAGCTGGGGTTCACCGGATGTGGAATCGATCAGAGAATTCACACGAAAGTCTTTCGGTTGGACGACATCGAAGACAGACGACATCCTCCAGCCGGTGATCAAGAAAATCAACGAGAAAAAGATTCAAGGTTCCATTCGCAACTATTTCACGGCCAAGAGTGCCTTGAGGGTCCAACAGCCTCAGGTCAGCAAACGTGTTCAATCGGCCATTGACAAGATGTCGGGCAAGATCGATGCAGAGACGCCGGAGAAACCAAAGAAGGTCGTTCGTACCAGGCGGGCGAAGAAAGCTGCGACGGAGGCTGAGTCAGCGGATGTGGAATCCGAGGCCAAGCCCGTACGTCCCAAGCGTGGCAAACGAAAGGCTTCAACAACAGAAACACC
- the mus201 gene encoding DNA repair protein complementing XP-G cells homolog isoform X1 — protein sequence MGVTGLWKLIEPCGKPVPVETLEGKILAVGESSISRLCEIISNFNCNHALADISIWLHQVVKGFQDNKGSALNNAHLLGLFHRLCKLLYYRVRPVFIFDGCTPQLKRDTIARRQQQRNKLSNEADRIQALLLQSLAREKVVQQALGKNAELLLKSPVKRPPPSKSKNDDDDLFKLPELPALAAGQDNPDESDQDLDYTSATATSDSSFDESTARHAYNSSLQAIDVKSQNFKNLPADVRHEILTDIKETRKQSSWGRLHELPARSDDFCSFQMKRLLKRRAVQESLEQAEQEMGGHTLTYSELCDFFSEEGIVTPTAIEQSTRQISSDEHTRFLLVRDLKKKALESTKTEMKMETIEELPETKPPVDEEKPSTSGKAETVEMGTEYDADLAQALALSLEESTTKVYDEKDYDYDSDQELRLNRAQSKQLRHAAKGPARAYMIEYGGMNDEEVGNIMESTQLNDTQSLEHLLGTTVVPVDIANDSVEEAKQLSKAIEESKKSLLEDKVQIIDTDTDSDLEEVVETKASAGLEIRLDITNNLKPTNDLFADIFEEDSGKEKAADESEDDEDFIEVPESEELNIIEDSQEKPITDETSPGTEIIEVKESQEEIPTEQEENKETADTSQEKTKPDLDSILNDLKKETEAVKEIKLAVDEPETKPKPVLSSILDDLQKEIAAVKNIKLEQVKLNNSTIIEVSSDDEAVSKVKGNANTEEVIELCDSDDNQKQRISPNKTPSKNKSIKDFFDTSYVVKRTPDKSPVADNGTPPGTPKVPQPFYRKRTPKSDRKRAAGGSDDSDEGVSPTKRSSKASKSLFEGNDPETEPPKTVDPEELIRDAAETLKSQKTSEELQSMADNLAQERKDLEIERNRQDRMGMSISQRMSTDCQELLRLFGIPYIVAPMEAEAQCAFLNATELTHGTITDDSDIWLFGGRTVYKNFFAQNKHVLEFRAEQIEQTFNCNRGKLIQLACLVGSDYTTGIHGIGAVTAMEILASFSTTLDASSPASSGNQSVLATLVRFRDWWQAHKSTSLPPGSSARLALRKKLKNIELHEGFPNMAVVEAYLDPKVDDNRDAFSWGSPDVESIREFTRKSFGWTTSKTDDILQPVIKKINEKKIQGSIRNYFTAKSALRVQQPQVSKRVQSAIDKMSGKIDAETPEKPKKVVRTRRAKKAATEAESADVESEAKPVRPKRGKRKASTTETPDEQPSTSQPTPKPGKCPRIPDPTEIIPQRERDLEQMRLNKARAAEVMKKAAKSTKK from the exons ATGGGAGTCACGGGCTTGTGGAAGCTAATCGAGCCCTGCGGCAAGCCCGTGCCGGTTGAGACTTTAGAAGGGAAAATACTGGCCGTGGGTGAGTCTTCGATTTCACGGCTTTGTGAAATTATATCTAATTTCAATTGTAACCACGCTCTTGCAGACATATCCATATGGCTCCATCAGGTTGTGAAGGGTTTCCAGGATAACAAGGGCTCCGCTCTGAACAATGCCCATCTTTTGGGTTTGTTTCATCGCCTGTGCAAGCTGCTCTACTACCGGGTGAGGCCAGTCTTCATATTCGATGGATGTACGCCTCAACTGAAAAGGGATACGATT GCGCGtcgtcagcagcagcgcaaTAAACTTAGCAACGAAGCAGACCGCATACAGGCTCTTCTCTTGCAGTCCCTGGCCAGGGAGAAGGTTGTGCAACAGGCGCTGGgcaagaatgctgagcttttGTTGAAATCACCGGTGAAACGACCGCCGCCCAGCAAGTCCAaaaacgatgatgatgatctaTTTAAGCTGCCAGAATTGCCGGCTTTGGCCGCTGGGCAGGATAACCCAGATGAAAGCGACCAGGATTTGGACTAcaccagtgccactgccacttcggATAGCTCATTTGATGAGTCCACCGCTCGACATGCGTACAATTCGAGTCTGCAGGCCATCGATGTCAAGAGTCAGAACTTTAAGAACCTTCCCGCCGACGTTCGTCACGAGATACTCACCGACATCAAGGAGACGCGCAAACAGTCTTCGTGGGGGCGCCTGCATGAGTTACCCGCCCGCAGCGATGACTTCTGCTCCTTCCAGATGAAGCGTCTGCTGAAGCGACGCGCCGTCCAGGAGAGCCTGGAGCAGGCGGAACAGGAAATGGGCGGACACACGCTTACCTATTCCGAGCTGTGTGACTTTTTCAGCGAGGAGGGTATTGTAACGCCCACGGCCATAGAGCAGAGCACGCGGCAAATCAGCTCGGATGAGCATACGCGATTCCTGCTGGTCAGGGATCTCAAGAAGAAGGCATTGGAGAGCACCAAAACCGAGATGAAAATGGAGACAATTGAGGAGCTGCCAGAGACAAAGCCGCCAGTTGATGAGGAGAAGCCATCTACATCCGGCAAGGCGGAGACTGTTGAAATGGGCACTGAATACGATGCGGACTTGGCGCAGGCCTTGGCCCTCTCACTGGAAGAGAGCACCACAAAAGTGTATGACGAGAAGGACTACGACTATGACTCGGATCAGGAGTTGCGGCTCAATCGCGCTCAAAGCAAACAGTTGCGACACGCAGCCAAGGGTCCGGCCAGGGCATACATGATTGAATATGGCGGCATGAACGATGAGGAGGTGGGCAACATAATGGAGTCCACTCAATTGAATGATACGCAAAGCCTCGAACACTTACTAGGCACAACTGTAGTCCCCGTCGATATAGCAAACGATTCAGTGGAGGAGGCCAAGCAACTCTCAAAGGCCATTGAAGAGAGCAAGAAGAGTCTCCTAGAGGATAAGGTACAGATAATAGACACGGATACGGACTCTGATTTGGAGGAAGTTGTGGAAACCAAGGCATCGGCTGGTCTAGAAATTCGTTTGGACATCACTAATAATCTAAAACCCACCAACGATCTATTTGCGGATATATTCGAAGAGGACTCTGGCAAGGAAAAAGCGGCAGATGAAAGCGAAGATGATGAAGATTTCATAGAAGTACCAGAGAGTGAGGAATTGAATATCATTGAAGATTCACAGGAGAAACCAATCACAGATGAAACTAGTCCAGGAACTGAAATAATCGAAGTAAAAGAAAGCCAAGAAGAAATACCTACTGAACAGGAGGAGAACAAAGAAACAGCAGACACAAGCCAGGAGAAAACAAAACCTGACTTGGACTCTATATTGAACGACTTGAAAAAGGAAACCGAGGCAGTTAAAGAAATCAAACTAGCAGTGGACGAACCCGAAACCAAACCCAAGCCTGTTCTTAGCTCCATTCTCGATGACCTGCAGAAAGAAATCGCTGCCGTGAAGAACATCAAGCTGGAGCAGGTAAAGCTGAACAATAGCACTATCATTGAGGTATCCTCCGACGACGAAGCAGTCTCCAAAGTCAAAGGCAATGCCAACACCGAAGAAGTGATTGAGTTATGCGACAGCGATGACAATCAGAAGCAACGAATTTCCCCCAATAAAACGCCGAGCAAAAACAAATCCATAAAGGATTTCTTTGACACCAGTTATGTGGTGAAAAGGACACCGGACAAGTCACCAGTGGCCGATAACGGTACACCGCCGGGTACACCAAAGGTACCGCAACCATTCTACAGGAAGCGAACACCCAAATCTGATCGAAAACGAGCTGCTGGTGGGTCGGACGACAGTGATGAGGGAGTTTCGCCCACGAAAAGGTCCAGCAAGGCTTCAAAGTCTCTTTTTGAGGGAAACGATCCAGAGACGGAGCCACCTAAGACTGTGGATCCTGAG GAACTCATCAGAGATGCAGCAGAGACCCTTAAGTCCCAGAAGACCTCCGAGGAGCTGCAGTCGATGGCTGATAATTTGGCCCAGGAACGCAAGGACTTGGAAATCGAACGCAATCGACAGGACCGCATGGGCATGTCCATAAGCCAGCGCATGAGCACAGATTGCCAGGAGCTACTACGCCTCTTTGGGATACCATACATTGTAGCCCCCATGGAGGCCGAGGCGCAGTGTGCCTTCCTGAATGCCACCGAACTAACGCACGGCACCATCACGGATGACAGCGATATCTGGCTCTTTGGAGGCCGCACTGTCTACAAGAACTTCTTCGCCCAGAACAAGCATGTTCTCGAGTTCCGGGCCGAGCAGATCGAGCAGACATTCAACTGCAATCGGGGCAAGCTGATACAGTTGGCGTGCCTGGTGGGCAGTGACTACACCACGGGCATTCATGGAATTGGTGCAGTGACGGCCATGGAAATTCTCGCCTCCTTCTCGACCACACTGGATGCCTCCAGCCCTGCCTCTAGCGGAAACCAATCAGTTTTAGCCACTTTGGTTAGATTCCGGGACTGGTGGCAGGCACACAAGAGCACCAGCCTTCCTCCAGGCAGTTCCGCCCGCCTGGCGCTTCGAAAGAAGCTGAAGAATATTGAACTGCACGAAGGCTTTCCGAACATGGCCGTGGTGGAGGCGTATCTGGATCCCAAGGTGGACGACAATCGCGATGCCTTCAGCTGGGGTTCACCGGATGTGGAATCGATCAGAGAATTCACACGAAAGTCTTTCGGTTGGACGACATCGAAGACAGACGACATCCTCCAGCCGGTGATCAAGAAAATCAACGAGAAAAAGATTCAAGGTTCCATTCGCAACTATTTCACGGCCAAGAGTGCCTTGAGGGTCCAACAGCCTCAGGTCAGCAAACGTGTTCAATCGGCCATTGACAAGATGTCGGGCAAGATCGATGCAGAGACGCCGGAGAAACCAAAGAAGGTCGTTCGTACCAGGCGGGCGAAGAAAGCTGCGACGGAGGCTGAGTCAGCGGATGTGGAATCCGAGGCCAAGCCCGTACGTCCCAAGCGTGGCAAACGAAAGGCTTCAACAACAGAAACACC